ACGGATACGATGCCGGCATCGTTCGCAAATTTAGCGCCCAACGGCAGAATGAGGAATGCGCCAGAGCACAGCACCATGCCAATGGCAAATTTCATCGGCATTGGGAGGGTATCGCCCATCTTGTTATAAATTGCGGCCAGAATCGGGCTACCGATAATGATCCAGAACGGGTTTAGCGCCTGATACTGTTCCGGTTCGAAAGCGATACCGAGAATAGAATGCTCAACGTTACGAATCGCGAAGAAGTTCAGAGAGGTCGGCATCTGGCTGTACAGTACGAAGAAAATGATCGCCTGCAGCATCAGAATGAAGGCAACGATCATTTTACGACGCGCGGCGCCATGCATGGAAAACGCTTCTTTACCAAAGATAATAACGATGCCAAGCGCGATAACGCCCAGTGCCATTCGCGCGATATCCTGGTTATGCAACAGCCAGGTCGCCACCGCAATCAGGACGATAACGCCAACAATAGTCAACAGCAGATTACGGAAGTTGATCGGTTCAAAGTCAGGTTTGGAGCCGTAACTTTTGACCCAGCGTTGGCAGAAGGCAAAGTTAACGACGGTTATCAGCATACCGACGACGCTAAGCGCAAACGCGGTGCTCCAGCCATAACGCGCCGCCAGCCATGGCGTTGCCAGCATGGAGAAGAAGGAGCCGATGTTGACGGACATATAATACATGGTAAACGCGCCGTCGAGACGCGGATCGTCCTTCGCATAACAGGTAGAAAGCAGAGAAGACGGGTTAGCTTTAAACAGACCGTTACCCACCGCGATAGCCGCCATGCCCATATAGACGATGCCGGCGTCATGGCCAGA
The Salmonella bongori NCTC 12419 DNA segment above includes these coding regions:
- the dtpA gene encoding dipeptide/tripeptide permease DtpA, which gives rise to MSTANNKPTESVSMNAFKQPKAFYLIFSIELWERFGYYGLQGIMAVYLVKQLGMSEADSITLFSSFSALVYGLVAIGGWLGDKVLGTKRVIMLGAVVLAIGYALVAWSGHDAGIVYMGMAAIAVGNGLFKANPSSLLSTCYAKDDPRLDGAFTMYYMSVNIGSFFSMLATPWLAARYGWSTAFALSVVGMLITVVNFAFCQRWVKSYGSKPDFEPINFRNLLLTIVGVIVLIAVATWLLHNQDIARMALGVIALGIVIIFGKEAFSMHGAARRKMIVAFILMLQAIIFFVLYSQMPTSLNFFAIRNVEHSILGIAFEPEQYQALNPFWIIIGSPILAAIYNKMGDTLPMPMKFAIGMVLCSGAFLILPLGAKFANDAGIVSVNWLIMSYCLQSIGELMISGLGLAMVAQLVPQRLMGFIMGSWFLTTAGANIIGGYVANMMAVPSDVTDPLMSLEVYGRVFMQIGVATAVIAVLMLLTAPKLNRMTQDDDTAEKGAKAATV